A window of the Miscanthus floridulus cultivar M001 chromosome 14, ASM1932011v1, whole genome shotgun sequence genome harbors these coding sequences:
- the LOC136503348 gene encoding xyloglucan galactosyltransferase KATAMARI1 homolog has translation MHTEAHYPKYLVYYLLILGSWLLFCLLHFQYFHLSLSSFAAPHPAALVVLPIALDASFLPSLTVEADNRRRSASSSVVAASPSPSSPPSCEGRYVYMLDVPSRFDILRDCVAGSPLFNDMWSWCAITVNAGLGPKIGPAAGNGSDGDKDIIPSTGWYSTDQYSLEVIFHNWMRRYECLTNDLAAATAVYVPYYPALELHQHLCGSNTTVRDGPSEAFLRWLSSQPTWAVLGGRDHFMVAAKTTWMFRREPGGQDEGCGNNFLGQPESRNMTVLTYESNIWAPRDIAVPYPSYFHPSSAGEVAAWQARARDAPRPFLFAFAGARRIRGQLAIRDRVFDVCEAAARRGRCGMLDCSHGLEGSITCRSPRKLVSLFTSARFCLQPRGDSFARRSSIDSVMAGCIPVFFHRPSTLKAQYRWHEPEPGRSNDGDRRYYVLINSSDVLEGRVDIEEELSRYTDDEVAAMRKEVIKMIPRFLYKDPRVRFEGEMRDAFDITIDEMMARMKRIKNGENLIWKGDDRDEDFAANDS, from the exons ATGCATACGGAAGCCCATTACCCCAAGTACCTCGTCTACTACCTCCTCATACTCGGCTCATGGCTCCTCTTCTGTCTTCTCCACTTTCAGTACTTCCACCTCTCGCTCTCCTCCTTTGCAGCACCCCACCCCGCCGCGCTCGTTGTACTCCCCATCGCGCTCGATGCAAGCTTCCTTCCCTCCCTGACCGTCGAGGCTGACAACAGGCGGCGGTCAGCATCGTCGTCGGTGGTGGCGGCATCACCTTCACCATCGTCACCACCATCGTGCGAAGGACGGTATGTCTACATGCTGGACGTGCCGTCACGGTTCGATATACTCAGGGACTGCGTTGCTGGTTCGCCATTGTTCAACGACATGTGGAGCTGGTGTGCAATCACGGTCAATGCCGGGCTTGGCCCCAAGATTGGCCCCGCCGCCGGCAATGGCAGCGACGGTGACAAAGATATCATCCCCAGCACCGGATG GTACAGCACGGACCAGTACTCGCTGGAGGTGATCTTCCACAACTGGATGCGGCGGTACGAGTGCCTCACCAACGACCTggcagcggcgacggcggtgTACGTGCCGTACTACCCGGCGCTGGAGCTGCACCAGCACCTGTGCGGGTCCAACACCACGGTACGCGACGGCCCGTCGGAGGCGTTCCTGCGGTGGCTGTCTTCGCAGCCCACGTGGGCGGTGCTCGGCGGGCGCGACCACTTCATGGTGGCCGCCAAGACAACGTGGATGTTCCGGCGGGAGCCCGGCGGCCAAGACGAAGGGTGCGGCAACAACTTCCTCGGCCAGCCGGAGTCCCGGAACATGACGGTACTCACGTACGAGTCCAACATCTGGGCGCCGCGGGACATCGCCGTGCCGTACCCGAGCTACTTCCACCCGTCGTCGGCCGGCGAGGTGGCCGCGTGGCAGGCGCGTGCGCGGGACGCGCCGCGCCCATTCCTGTTCGCGTTCGCGGGCGCACGGCGTATCAGGGGGCAGCTGGCCATCCGCGACCGCGTCTTCGACGTGTGCGAGGCCGCGGCGCGGCGAGGTCGGTGCGGGATGCTGGACTGCAGCCACGGCCTCGAGGGCAGCATCACCTGCCGGTCGCCGCGGAAGCTCGTCTCCCTCTTCACCTCCGCGCGCTTCTGCCTGCAGCCGCGCGGGGACTCCTTCGCGCGCCGCTCGTCCATTGACAGCGTCATGGCCGGCTGCATCCCCGTCTTCTTCCACCGGCCATCCACGCTCAAGGCGCAGTACCGCTGGCACGAGCCAGAGCCTGGCCGAAGCAACGATGGTGACCGCCGGTACTACGTGCTCATCAACTCCAGCGACGTGCTGGAAGGGAGAGTGGACATCGAGGAGGAGCTGAGTAGGTACACGGATGACGAGGTGGCCGCCATGAGGAAGGAGGTGATCAAGATGATCCCGAGGTTCCTGTACAAGGACCCAAGGGTGAGGTTCGAGGGGGAAATGAGGGACGCGTTCGACATCACCATTGACGAAATGATGGCTAGGATGAAGAGGATCAAGAATGGAGAGAATTTGATATGGAAGGGCGACGACAGGGATGAGGATTTTGCTGCGAACGATTCGTGA